A region of Terriglobales bacterium DNA encodes the following proteins:
- a CDS encoding alkaline phosphatase family protein → MEDPIQHVIVLMLENHSFDQMLGCMKEVYPELEGVDISGPTLYTATDYPDTTHEIAQLHTNERTTDPDPVHEHVNVLRQLNPKYGYVSDYVQSYPHVPLERKAEVMGIYRRGFLPVLHTLAEHFAICDHWFSSLPGPTWPNRFFVHSGTSNGHVKMPSGVFDKNWHCYDQTTVYDHLSMKGISWKIYHHGLPQSLVMIHQLKHALHYHSMDTFFSDVTGAAKEFPQFSFIEPAYKGAEQNDQHPPSDVMAGERLLAQVYNALRANKDLWNSSLFLFVYDEHGGFYDHLTPPAAEPPDDKIFEYAFNQLGVRVPALLVSPWVQPGVIPTIFDHTSLLKYVSDKWGLGPLGNRTAKAASFGSDLTKLQAPRTNTPEHIDEGTMPAPIANPSKRVNEHQKALVSFSHFLEQELAKVEPLEDVARRALHVLEGPAAQFATAAERFERFFLHKKAGRL, encoded by the coding sequence ATGGAAGATCCGATTCAACATGTCATTGTCTTAATGCTTGAGAACCACTCGTTCGATCAGATGCTCGGCTGCATGAAGGAGGTCTATCCCGAATTAGAAGGCGTCGATATCAGCGGCCCCACCCTCTACACAGCCACCGACTATCCAGATACTACCCACGAAATAGCGCAGCTACACACCAACGAACGTACGACAGATCCTGACCCCGTGCACGAGCACGTAAACGTGCTGAGGCAACTCAATCCGAAATACGGGTACGTGTCCGATTACGTACAGTCATATCCGCATGTACCGTTAGAGCGGAAGGCAGAAGTAATGGGTATTTACCGCCGCGGATTCTTGCCTGTTCTCCACACGCTCGCCGAACATTTCGCCATTTGCGATCATTGGTTCTCTTCATTACCAGGACCTACGTGGCCAAACCGGTTCTTTGTTCACAGCGGTACTTCGAATGGACACGTCAAGATGCCGTCCGGCGTTTTCGACAAAAACTGGCACTGTTATGACCAAACGACGGTCTACGATCATCTATCAATGAAAGGCATTTCCTGGAAGATTTATCACCATGGGCTTCCGCAGTCTCTCGTGATGATCCACCAGTTGAAGCATGCACTCCACTATCATTCCATGGATACATTCTTTAGCGATGTCACGGGCGCCGCCAAAGAATTCCCTCAGTTCAGTTTTATCGAGCCAGCATACAAAGGCGCTGAGCAAAATGACCAACATCCTCCCTCGGACGTCATGGCCGGAGAACGGCTGCTGGCACAGGTTTATAATGCGTTGCGCGCTAATAAAGATTTATGGAACAGTTCGCTCTTCTTATTTGTGTACGATGAACACGGTGGATTTTACGATCATCTGACCCCTCCTGCCGCTGAGCCCCCAGATGACAAGATATTCGAATACGCTTTCAATCAGCTTGGAGTGCGCGTTCCCGCGCTTCTCGTCTCACCCTGGGTTCAACCAGGAGTCATACCAACGATTTTTGATCACACGAGCTTGCTCAAGTATGTTTCCGACAAATGGGGTTTAGGTCCGCTGGGTAACAGGACTGCAAAAGCCGCCTCATTCGGTTCGGATCTGACCAAACTGCAAGCTCCCCGGACTAATACGCCTGAGCACATTGACGAGGGCACTATGCCCGCGCCAATCGCGAATCCAAGTAAGCGGGTTAATGAGCATCAAAAAGCCCTAGTGTCTTTCAGCCACTTCCTCGAACAAGAACTTGCTAAGGTTGAGCCTCTCGAAGATGTCGCGCGGCGCGCGCTCCATGTTTTGGAGGGACCAGCTGCACAGTTTGCGACTGCCGCCGAGAGATTTGAACGTTTTTTTCTGCACAAAAAGGCCGGGCGCCTCTGA